A genomic region of Runella rosea contains the following coding sequences:
- a CDS encoding MFS transporter, which translates to MKNSSAQSTSLSRLVSLPVIVAALGYFVDVYDLIVFNIVRVPSLKSLGLSPEEVSSVGAAIYNWQQAGLLIGGILWGVLADKRGRLSVLFGSIIMYSLANILCGFVQTPMLYGFLRFMAGVGLAGELGAGLTLVSEILPQKLRGYGSSIVASVGLLGAVVAFLTNSWFDWRTTYFAGGGLGLALLLLRIRVYESGMFEQAKTQSLRLGSMSAFFTDSTRFWKYMRCIGVGVPTYFVIGILATFSNEFAKALGITEEIVTGRCVMYVFVGMVIGDMFSGVLSQWLKSRRMAIGIMTTMTLLGVIFYLYGGITDAAAFYIVCAYLGFSIGYIAMFLTVTAESFGTNLRATATSTVANFVRATTLLTLPLYQYLKPSMGALSAGGLVALLCFAIAYLSLFLMEETFHKELDYVE; encoded by the coding sequence ATGAAAAACAGCAGTGCCCAATCTACCTCTTTAAGCCGTTTGGTGAGTTTGCCCGTCATTGTGGCTGCGCTCGGCTACTTTGTGGATGTATATGATTTGATTGTGTTCAATATAGTACGGGTTCCGAGCCTCAAAAGCCTCGGACTCAGCCCCGAAGAGGTGTCGAGCGTAGGCGCTGCTATCTACAACTGGCAGCAGGCGGGATTGCTGATAGGGGGAATTTTATGGGGAGTTTTGGCCGACAAACGCGGTCGGCTTTCGGTCTTATTTGGCTCTATTATCATGTATTCGCTGGCCAATATCCTGTGCGGTTTTGTGCAAACGCCCATGCTGTACGGTTTTCTGCGTTTTATGGCAGGGGTAGGGCTAGCGGGAGAATTGGGGGCAGGTTTGACGTTGGTTTCTGAAATATTACCCCAAAAGCTACGCGGTTATGGGTCTTCGATTGTGGCGAGTGTGGGGCTTTTGGGCGCGGTTGTGGCTTTCCTGACCAACTCATGGTTTGACTGGCGCACCACGTATTTTGCGGGTGGTGGTTTGGGGTTGGCCCTGTTACTGTTGCGGATACGCGTGTATGAATCAGGGATGTTTGAGCAGGCCAAAACCCAAAGTTTGCGACTAGGCAGTATGTCGGCGTTTTTTACCGATAGTACCCGTTTTTGGAAATATATGCGTTGCATTGGGGTCGGAGTGCCCACGTATTTTGTCATCGGAATTTTGGCCACGTTTAGCAATGAATTTGCGAAAGCGTTGGGTATTACGGAAGAGATAGTGACTGGACGGTGTGTGATGTACGTTTTTGTCGGAATGGTCATCGGAGATATGTTCAGTGGGGTGCTGAGTCAGTGGCTTAAATCGCGTCGCATGGCAATTGGTATTATGACCACCATGACTTTGCTGGGGGTAATTTTTTATTTGTACGGTGGTATCACCGACGCGGCGGCTTTTTATATTGTGTGTGCGTATTTGGGCTTTTCAATTGGTTATATCGCCATGTTTTTAACGGTAACGGCCGAAAGTTTCGGAACCAATTTGCGCGCTACGGCTACCTCGACCGTAGCTAATTTTGTCCGGGCCACTACGCTACTGACGCTCCCCCTGTATCAATACCTCAAACCCAGCATGGGGGCTCTTTCGGCAGGAGGTTTGGTGGCGCTGCTCTGTTTTGCGATTGCGTATCTTTCCCTTTTTCTCATGGAAGAAACGTTTCACAAAGAGTTGGATTATGTAGAATAA
- a CDS encoding FeoB-associated Cys-rich membrane protein, producing the protein MMETIVIGLLFLGALGYVGNRLRKELSPKKSGCGKGCGCEK; encoded by the coding sequence ATGATGGAAACAATTGTCATCGGTTTGCTTTTTTTAGGGGCGTTGGGGTACGTCGGCAACCGCCTACGAAAAGAATTAAGCCCTAAAAAATCAGGTTGCGGCAAGGGCTGCGGGTGTGAAAAATAA
- a CDS encoding NAD(P)H-dependent glycerol-3-phosphate dehydrogenase — MTSIAVIGGGSWATAIIKILSENNVSIRWWLRDRAAVDHIRKHHYNPDYLRDVRLSPRKVKTFSKITDALNGAEYVILAIPAAFVQEPFQGLTAKHFAGKRVVSAIKGMIPEKNCLVTDWVEERFEVPLSQISVIAGPCHAEEVALEKQSYLTIASTDEACASHFAQLMNCRFVTANPLVDLYGVEYAAVMKNIVALACGISHGLGYGDNFQAVLVSNAMQEIRRFVNAVDPRERDLSASAYLGDLLVTAYSQFSRNRTFGNMIGRGYSVQSAQMEMKMIAEGYYAVNSIFEMNKKYGVEMPITQATYRILYERQPPATEIGLLKMKLR; from the coding sequence ATGACATCAATCGCCGTAATAGGTGGTGGCAGTTGGGCCACTGCTATTATCAAAATCCTGTCCGAAAACAACGTATCTATCCGTTGGTGGCTGCGCGACCGTGCCGCCGTTGACCACATCCGGAAGCACCATTACAATCCTGATTATCTCCGCGACGTGCGCCTAAGCCCCCGAAAAGTAAAGACTTTTTCTAAAATTACCGACGCCCTCAACGGTGCCGAATACGTCATTTTGGCCATTCCTGCCGCTTTTGTTCAGGAACCGTTCCAAGGATTAACCGCCAAACATTTTGCGGGCAAACGGGTCGTTTCGGCCATTAAAGGCATGATTCCCGAAAAAAACTGCTTGGTCACGGATTGGGTAGAGGAGCGTTTTGAAGTACCGCTGAGTCAAATTTCCGTCATTGCGGGCCCGTGTCACGCCGAAGAAGTGGCGCTCGAAAAGCAATCTTACCTCACCATCGCCTCCACCGACGAAGCCTGCGCTTCGCATTTTGCCCAATTGATGAATTGTCGGTTTGTCACCGCCAACCCTTTGGTGGATTTGTACGGGGTTGAATACGCGGCAGTGATGAAAAACATCGTGGCGTTGGCCTGCGGCATCAGCCACGGATTGGGCTACGGAGATAACTTTCAGGCGGTCTTGGTTTCCAACGCCATGCAGGAAATCCGTCGTTTTGTCAATGCCGTAGACCCGCGCGAGCGTGATTTGAGCGCCTCGGCCTACCTAGGCGATTTGCTCGTAACGGCCTATTCGCAGTTTAGCCGCAACCGTACTTTTGGCAACATGATTGGGCGCGGGTACAGCGTTCAATCGGCCCAAATGGAAATGAAAATGATTGCCGAAGGCTACTACGCTGTCAACAGTATTTTTGAAATGAACAAGAAATACGGCGTTGAAATGCCCATCACACAAGCCACCTACAGGATTCTCTACGAGCGTCAGCCGCCAGCCACTGAAATTGGGTTGTTGAAAATGAAACTTCGTTAG
- a CDS encoding helix-turn-helix transcriptional regulator, giving the protein MRFDKFIPTAQLSPYIKYFVVAENAQESQYKVFPASGLVIGFQYRGQLSTVINNVELNLETSGITGISDHYKLFKNSANIGTLLVYFTEIGFTHFTASPAHELFNRSISLGDIFDKNKVREAEEKLSSATTDAQRIQIIEQFFLSHLKDIQNDRLIVEAVKLIYQSKGTIKIKELNEKLFISQSPFEKRFRKLVGTSPKKFASIVRFNTVLNDLNGPKSLTDICYENNFFDQAHFIKDFKQYTGDTPEQFKRFL; this is encoded by the coding sequence ATGAGATTTGACAAATTCATCCCGACAGCGCAACTTAGCCCCTACATTAAATACTTTGTGGTGGCCGAAAATGCGCAGGAAAGCCAATACAAGGTTTTTCCTGCGTCGGGTCTTGTCATTGGATTTCAGTACCGTGGACAGCTTTCAACGGTTATCAATAACGTGGAATTGAATTTGGAAACATCGGGCATAACGGGTATTTCTGACCACTATAAACTCTTCAAAAACTCCGCCAACATCGGGACCCTATTGGTTTACTTTACCGAAATCGGCTTTACGCACTTTACGGCAAGCCCCGCCCATGAACTATTTAACCGGAGCATTTCACTCGGCGATATTTTTGATAAGAACAAAGTACGTGAAGCAGAGGAAAAGCTATCATCAGCCACGACAGATGCCCAGCGTATTCAGATTATTGAACAATTCTTTCTCTCTCATCTCAAAGACATTCAAAACGACCGACTTATCGTTGAAGCGGTCAAGCTCATTTATCAGTCAAAAGGAACCATTAAAATCAAAGAGTTAAACGAAAAACTGTTTATCAGCCAAAGCCCTTTTGAGAAACGTTTCAGAAAATTAGTGGGCACTTCCCCTAAAAAATTTGCGTCGATTGTTCGATTCAATACGGTTTTAAATGATTTGAATGGCCCGAAATCGCTTACTGATATTTGCTACGAAAACAATTTTTTTGACCAAGCCCATTTTATCAAGGACTTTAAACAATACACAGGCGATACTCCCGAACAGTTTAAGCGGTTCTTATAA
- a CDS encoding DUF1398 domain-containing protein, translating to MFTVDQIKAAHSKVKSGADFPNYIQELIQLGVTSYETYVSDGHTDYFGKDAYQTSTTPTYDTLFIAEISNAEQFKIDLKAHQQGKTDYPTFCKDCAKSGIEKWTVAMDKMTCTYYNKAKDELLMEIIPQ from the coding sequence ATGTTTACCGTAGACCAAATTAAAGCCGCCCATTCAAAAGTAAAATCGGGTGCCGATTTTCCCAACTATATTCAAGAACTGATTCAATTGGGCGTGACCTCCTATGAAACCTACGTGTCGGACGGACACACCGACTATTTTGGGAAAGATGCCTACCAAACTTCAACTACCCCGACGTATGACACCCTGTTTATTGCCGAAATAAGCAATGCCGAACAATTCAAAATTGACCTAAAAGCGCATCAGCAAGGCAAAACCGATTATCCTACTTTTTGCAAAGACTGCGCAAAATCGGGCATTGAAAAATGGACAGTTGCGATGGACAAAATGACTTGTACCTACTATAACAAAGCCAAAGATGAACTATTGATGGAAATAATACCGCAATAA